The Prochlorococcus marinus XMU1404 DNA segment TGAAGAAGCAGATTTAGTTGTAAATACAACACCGGTAGGAATGAAAACATCCAAAAATAGGATTAATGTATTGCCATATGGGGAGTCTTTTTGGAGATCTCTAAACTCAAAAACAATTGTTTATGATTTAATCTACAACCCTGCGCCAACTCATCTATTAAACTTTAGTGCCAAAAAAGGATGCATGACTATCGATGGTTTGCAAATGCTTGTTGCTCAGGGATTAAAATCATTGTCTTTTTGGACAAATGGCTTAGAAGTTCCTTTTCATATTATGAATGAAGCGCTCAAAAGTAATCTTTAAAAGAATTTATTCTAATTTTCAAGGATATGCACGTCATGATGTATCGTTAAAGATGAACAGACGCTCATCACATTAATTTTTGAGCCAAAGACCTTGTCTGAAACTATGAACGATCAACATTCTTATTACGAAACCATGTATATCCTCCGCCCAGATATTGCGGAAGATCAAGTAACTAACCATATTGATAAATACAACAAGCTTCTAGAAGAATTTGGCGGTACCATTCTCGATAGTCAAATGAGAGGTAAGAGAAGATTAGCCTATCAAATAGCAAAACATAGAGAAGGTATTTACGTTCAACTGAGTCATCAAGGTGATGGACAACATATTTTCAAAATTGAAAAAGCAATGAGACTTAGTGAAGATGTTATAAGATATATGACCGTTAAACAAGAAGGGCCTTTACCAACTCCAAGACCTTCCACAAAGAGTTCAGCTCAAACAAGTGATCAAGAGAATTCAGAAAATAAAGTTGAATCTAAAGAAAAACAACCAGTAGTAAGCACAGATACTTCAACTTCAGGTAAAGGTGATACTGAAACCAAACAAAATCCAGAATCTTAAATATTAATCTTTTGTTTTTGAATGTAACTCAGCCCATATTTTATTAGACATACCCCACATATAAATAAAACCCTCTGCTAAAGAATGATTAAAAATATCTTCTTTGCTATAAGTTGCTAAATCTTCCCTATAAAGAGAATTATTTTCCGACATTCTCCCAATTACTATTGCATTCCCCTTATGAAGTCTAATTTTTACTCTTCCATTAACTGAAGATTGTGTCGATGTAATAAATGCATCTAAACTTTCTTTAAGAGGTCCAAACCAAAAACCTTGATAGACTAATTGACCCCATTTTTTTTCCACTATTCCCTTAAATTCAACAACATCTGGGTTCAATGTAATGCTCTCTAATTCCTTGTGAGCTTTGATTAAAAGTAAGAGGCCAGGTGTTTCGTAAATCTCTCTACTTTTAATTCCTACTACTCGGTCTTCAATCATATCTATTCTTCCAAAACCATGCGCACCTGAAAGTTCATTTGCTTTTTGAATAATCTCTACTGGAGTTAAAAATTCATCATTAATTCCCACTGGAAAGCCATTTTTAAAAACAATCTCTATATCTTGAGGGGAATCAGGTGAATTATCAATTGATGATGTCATCGAAAATATATCTTCAGGTGCTTCTTGCATGGGGTCTTCTAAAATCCCTGCTTCAATACTCCTACCAAGTAAGTTAACGTCAATTGAATATGGTGATTTTTTTGATACAGGTGCAGGAATACCAAATTTTTCTCCATACACTATTGCCTCTTCCCTACTCATATTCCACTCCCTTGCAGGAGTGATTATTTTCAAATCAGGGCCTAAAGCATTAATTGCCAAATCAAATCTAACTTGATCATTACCTTTACCAGTGCATCCATGAGCTACTGCATCAGCATTAATCTCTCGAGCAATATTTACGAGATTTTCAGCAATCAAAGGCCTTGCAAGAGCTGTAGATAAAGGATATTTATCTAAATATAGTGCGTTTGCTCTAATAGCTGGAAAAGCGTATCTCTCAACAAAACTATTAACTAAATTACCAATGATCGATTGAGATGCACCTGAATTTAAAGCTTTTTGCTTTATAAGTTCTAAATCCTCGCCTTGCCCAAGATCTGCTACAAAAGTAACGACTTCTGAAATACCATATTCATTCTTTAAATATGGAATACAAACGCTTGTATCTACACCGCCAGAATACGCTAGTACAACTTTCTTTACCTGCTGCATCTAAATTTGCTCCATAAATTTAAATTTTTGATGTAACTAAGAATTTGAAAACTTAAGAAAAACTAATATTATTGTAACTAAAAGAGCTGGACCAAAAACCAATAACAATAGAAGAAAGTTATTAATTATTAAAACATTAGGATTTAAATATCCAAAAAGTTTAAATAATCCAGACAGCAACAATGAAATTAGCCAAATAAAAAAGAATTTTAAATTTGCTTTATCAAACAAAGTTTTTCGTGTGCATCATTATGTATTATCTTATATATAGAACATTACCTTTAATGGAATCAAATAAACTAAAACTCAGATTAGACGATATTTCAGAAGTCAACCCTGCATTAACTTGTTACCACAGAGATGATCCAGCTCCTGTTTTGCCATTAAGAGATGAACCTGATCTACTATCTTGGCTTGAAAATACAGGCAGACTTGTTGCAGAGAAAGAAGGAGATTCTCAAGAAATTAGTACTATAGAAGAAGAAGAACTTTCAGCATTAATGGGAGAAAAAGAAGATTACAAAACTGAAGAAGAGCCTTCAGAAGATGATTGGGAAGATTAAAAAGTTTAACTTCAAATCGTTATTAATATTAAATACTTTTACTTTAATAGTCACCTCATATTTTTTTAAGAATTTTTTTCTAATAGGAGTTTTCACATTATTTTTTTTTATTTCTTTATTAACCACAAGGAATGGTCTAGTAATAATCAGAAAATTAAATATACTTCAAAATATTAGAACCGAAGGTCCTACCAGTCACTATAAAAAAAATGATACTCCAACAATGGGTGGGGTTTTTATGATAATCCCTTTTTTAATTTTTCTTTTGATAATAACAATAAATTTAAGTTCTCTAAAACTATTTCTTTTATTACTCACTATTTTTAGCTTCTTTATTATAGGGGTTTTAGATGATTATTTAAGTATTAAAAATAGAGAAAATAGAGGATTAAAAACAAAAGAAAAATTTTTCTTACAAAGTATCATCTCAATAATTTTTATATTGTTAGTTTATGAAAAAAATTTAATAAATCCATTAATAACAGTATCTGACTCTTGGGGAATAAATATGAATTTTTTTATATTACCAATTTCTTTTTTGGTACTAGTTGGCATGAGTAATTCAGTAAATTTGACTGATGGCTTAGATGGATTAGCAGCTGGATGCAGTGGGATTATCTTTTGTGGATTAGGGACAGAAATATTAATGAAAGAACAGCAAGAACTTTTTATTTTCAGTATCTTATGTTATTCAATGTCAGGAATATGCTTAGGATTTCTCAAATATAATTGTTATCCTGCAAAAATATTTATGGGTGACACAGGATCTCTAAGTATTGGTGCAATTCTCGGTTCTATAGCGTTATTAACTGATAGCGTTTTTACCTTATCTATTTTCTCAGGTATATTTATTGTTGAATCATTATCAGTAATAATTCAAGTATGTTTTTTTAAAATTACAAAAAGATTATTTCATAATGGAAAACGCATATTTTTAATGGCACCACTACATCACCATTTTGAACTTAAAGGAGTAAAGGAAGATAAAATAGTAGAAACTTTTTGGAAAATCAACATTTTACTTGTGATTTTAGGTATAGTTTTAAAAATAAATCTATAAGAAATTTGTTATGAGTTTTTTTACATGGAAAGATAATGGATTAACAAGTGACTGCTCAAGTCTTGACGCAATGGCATCGAGATTCGAAGAAACAGCTAATTTAATGAAAAAACTATCTAAGAAAGGCTTCAAACTAAAGAGAACACATAACAACCAACTAATTCTTCACCCTGATCCTAAAGTATTTAATCAATGGGGTTTTATAAGTGAAGAACTTCCTTTTAAACAACTCTGTTTAATATCAGATGAGGAATAACTATTTGACCTTGAAAACTCTTCTATAAGTATTGATAAATAATTGCGTACATGAGTATTCCAACTAAAGTGCCTATTAACACCTTCAATTCCATTTCTACTCCATAATTTCCACTGATCGATATTAAAAATTCCTTTTTCGAGGACAACTTTCAACTTATTGATATCGGTAACATCTACTAGAAGTCCATTTTCACATTTTGAACGAATTTCCTTTGGTCCTCCATCATTTGTTGATATTATTGGCAATCCACATGAGGAAGCTTCAAGAAGAGTTAATCCAAAAGGCTCCGTTAAAGCTGGATTAACGAATACACCCCCTCTGCTAGCAGCCCACCTATAAATAGCAGGTATCTGACTTGGAAGATGCTTTTTTGGATAAGCTACCTTTCCATACAAATTATATTTATCAATCGTTTCAAAAATATTGTGGAATACATCTTTTTGCTGAGATTCAAGTTTTGAAGTACTATCTCGACAACCCAAAATCAAAATTAAATTAGTTTTTCTTTTTAATTTCTCAGATCTTCCGTATGCCTCAATCAAAGAAGGAATATTTTTTCTTCGTACAGCTCTAGAAATCGTCAAAAATGGAGGTTTTGTAGAATCCTTAAGAAAAGGTTTCATCATATTATCAATTTCAGCTGTCTCTGATGTTGAATGAATATGGTGAAACTTATTGTGATCAACACCAGGTGGGATTACTTTAGCTTTGTGAGGTGAAAAAGAAGAATATTGAGAATATTGGTAAACTGATTCTTGTTTAGTGCTTGTTACAATAATATCTGCAGACTTTAACACTTTTTCTTCTGCCTCAATCCTTTTACTTATAGAATAAAGTTTTTCTATTTGATTAGTTTTTAAACCAGTATCAAGTAATTTCCTTTTTTTCTCTCTCCCTAAAGAATGCCCAGTAAAAATAAGCGGTACTTTTAAGGATTTGCTTAGTTTAACGCCTACATATCCAGCATCTGCATAGTGTGCATGAATAAAATCGGGCTTTCTATTTTTTTTATAATAAGAAATAAGGCTTTCGGTTAAATGATCTAAATAAGGCCAAAGCAATTCCTTTCTTAAATATTTATTAGGTCCAAATTTAAATCTTAAAATTCTAACTCCAGGTTCTACAAATTCCTCTTCTTGTGAATATTCATTGTCTACTTTAGGGTCATTGATTAAACGAGTGACTAAATCCACTTGGTCAACATCAGAAGTATTAGCCAAACTTTTAACTAACTCTAAAACGTATTGTGTTTGCCCTCCTGTATCTGCATCTCTGCCTAATTCAAGATTTTTAGCGCGTATAAGGCCATGTAAATGTAAATGTAAAAATTTAAACCTCATTCAGCAAATCCTCAGATCAAACGCCTTTAATAGAGATAAGATGAATTTCAAGAGAAAATATTAAGAAAGCATTATGATTTAAAAAATTTAAAATGTAAAAGCTTTTAAAAAAGCAGATACAGACTAATGTAGTACGATTTTAAAGACAACTTTAGTTTTGCTCAGATAATTAAAAATACAAAGAAATACAACAAAGATTTTTTATTTGAGAACTTTTTTAAGATATTTTGCTGTATGACTTGTGGGGTGTTTAGCTACATCTTCAGGAGTACCTTCTGCAATAATTTCGCCACCTTTATCTCCTCCATCAGGTCCTAAATCAATAATCCAATCAGAACATCTGATTACATCTAAATTGTGTTCGATAACAATTACAGAATTACCTTTATCTACTAAACGTTGTATAACATCCATTAATTTATGAACATCATAAAAACTTAATCCTGTAGTTGGTTCATCAATCAAATATAAAGTTTTTCCAGTAGCCCTTTTAGATAATTCTGTAGCTAACTTAACTCTTTGAGCTTCTCCTCCAGATAATGTAGGTGCAGGTTGGCCTAATTTGACATAGCCTAAGCCAACATCTACTAATGTAGATAGTCTATCAGCAGCTTGAGGTATAGCAGAAAAAGTTTCTGCAGCTTGTTCAACAGTCATCTCTAAAACATCAGATATGTTGAATCCTTTGTATTTAACTTGAAGAGTTTCTCTATTAAACCGTGCTCCTTTACATACTTCACATTGAACATAAACATCAGGTAAAAAATTCATTTCGATAACATTAACTCCCTGGCCTTTACAGGCCTCACATCTTCCTCCTTTAACATTAAAACTAAATTGGCCAGCCTGATAACCCCTTGCTTTGGCTTCAACAGTGGCAGTAAATATCTGCCTTATAGGATCAAAAGCACCTGTATATGTGGCAGGGTTTGATCTTGGGGTTCTCCCTATTGGAGATTGATCAATAACAATAACCTTATCAATTGCCTTTATACCCTTTAACTCTTTTACACCTTGAGGAAAAGGAACTTTTAATCCTAAAGAATGACATAAGGCAGGGTGAAGCAATTCATTTATCAAAGTACTTTTGCCACTACCGCTTACACCTGTTACAGAAACTAATCTTCCTAAAGGAAATTCTACAGATACATTTTTTAAATTATTTTTAGAACAATTATTTAAAATTAAACTTTTTTTAAAAGATGATCTTCGTTCTTTTGGAGTGGGAATAGACTTCCTACCACTAAGATAAGCCCCAGTTAATGACCTCTCTGAATTCAATACATCTTGATATGATCCCTTAGCAATTATTTCGCCACCATAAACGCCTGCTCCTGGACCAATATCTACTAAATAATCTGCTGATTTCATAGTATCTTCATCATGTTCAACAACCACTAAAGTATTACCAAGGTCTCTTAAGTTTTTTAATGTTTCTAGTAATCTGTCATTATCTCTTTGATGTAAACCAATACTTGGTTCATCTAATACATATAAAACGCCGGTAAGGCCTGCTCCAATTTGCGTAGCTAATCTAATGCGCTGAGCTTCTCCGCCAGACAAAGTCATGGCTGGTCTATCTAAAGTTAAATAATCTAGGCCAACGTTAATTAAAAACTTCAAACGTAAACGAATCTCTTTTAAAACCAATTCACCTATCTGCTTTTGTTTTTCTGATAGAGATATATTTTCCTTCTTTGTCTTAGCTAATCCCATGATTCGCTCGATGTGAAATAGGGTTTCCGAAACGCTTATAGAAGTTAAGTCAGTAATATTATATGGACCAAGTTTAACAGCCAAAGCTTCAGGTCTTAATCTTTGTCCAGAACATGTCTTACAAGGTACTAATTCTAGGTACTTTTCTAATTTTTGTTTAACTAATTCTCCATTGGATTCATTAAGTTGCCTTTCTAATATTGGTAAAATTCCCTCAAAAGGTCTTTCAAAACCACTAGAAGTTTTGAAGCGGCTATCAGCTTGAATTAATATTGGTTTATCTGATCCCAAAAGTAGGACTTTCTTTTGTAAATCACTTAAATCTTTCCAAGGAGTTTTTAATTCAAAACCATAAGCTTGCCCTACAGAATAAAGTAAAGAGAAATAATAAGTATTATCTTTTTCACTCCAAGGGGCTATTGCAGCATAAACAGGTAATGTTTTATCTGGTATGACTCTATCAGCAGTAAATTTTTTTAAATATCCAATCCCATGACAGTCAGGACAAGCCCCATATGGACTATTAAAGGAAAATAATCTCGGAGAAAGTTCATCTACTATAGAGCCATGTACAGGACATGCATAATTTTCTGAATAAAGTTTTTCTCTAACTAAGTTAGGAGGTAAGTTTTCTCCTTTTTTTGGAACAACTTCTACAATTGCTAAACCATCGCCTCGTTTAAGGCAAGTTTGTAGAGAATCATTTAATCTTTCCTGTATTCCTTCTCTTGCAATTAATCTATCAACTACTACTTCAATATTATGAATTTGATTTTTATCTAATTCAATACTGTCAGCAAGTTCTCTTACCTCGCCGTTAATTCTTACCCTAGCGAAGCCCTCCGCAGCAAGTCCACTTATTAATTTTGTATGCGTTCCTTTCTTCCCTCTTACAACAGGAGCCAGTAATTGGTACCTTGTTCCTTCTGGCAATAAAAGAATATTATCAACCATTTCATCAATTGTTTGAGGAGCTATTGGAATCCCACAGTGATGACAATGTGGCTCGCCAGCACGACCAAACAACAGCCTTAAATAATCTTGAATTTCTGTTACTGTTCCAACTGTTGATCGAGGATTATGACTTGTGGATTTTTGATCAATTGAAATAGCGGGTGATAAGCCCTCAATATTATCCACATCTGGTTTATCTACTTGACCTAAAAATTGTCTTGCATATGCTGAAAGACTCTCAACATATCTTCTCTGACCTTCAGCAAAAATTGTATCAAAAGCCAAAGAACTTTTTCCGCTTCCACTCACACCTGTAAAAACTATAAATTTGTTCCTAGGTAGTGAAAGGTCAATATTTTTTAAATTATGCTGACGTGCTCCCCTAATGTTAATTGAGTTATCTCTTTCAAAAGTATTATCTATTTTATTAACCATGTTTAAATCTATCTATGATTTAAAAAGACTATTATAGTAGAATTATTTCTATTTTATGCTGCAGTTTGATCGAGAAGTCTAGATGCATAATCATTTAGTTCAGAAGAACCTCCACCAATGAGTTCCATTAATTCATTTTTTCTTTGTTTTTTTGTGGTTAGTTTTAATATTGAGGTATAAGTTATTCCATTAATTACGTTTTTAATAACTTTAAAATGTGCCAATCCTCGAGCAGCTAAGAAAGGCTGATGTGTAATACATAAAATCTGTTGATCTTTTGAAATATTTTTTATTAGCTCAACCAAAGAAAATAAAGATTTACCACTTAGACCATTATCAATTTCATCTAAAAAGAATGTATTTGGTTTTTTTGAAATACTAGATTTTATAGCTAATAAGAATCTTGACATCTCACCTCCAGAAATAACATCTGACAATGGAGCTAACTTCTGATCAGGATTAGCAGAAAACAAGAAATTTATATTATCAATTCCATCGCTAGAAGGTTTACATTCTGAAAATTGAATAGAAAAATTTGCATTTTCTAATCCTAGATTTCTTAAGATCGAGATTACTGAATCTTGTAACTCTTTAGCAATTTTTTTTCTTTCAGTAGATTGAGAAGAAAATAAGGAATTTAAATTACTTTGTAAATTTTTGATTTTATTTTCCAAATCACGAATGTCATTGTCTTGATCATTTTTTATAAAATATGTCCTTAATTTATCTCGCTTTTCAATTAATTGAGGTAGATCCAATGAAAAAGTTCTCTCCAAGTTTTTTAAGAAAAATAATCTTTTTTGTATTTCTGAAAGATTATATTCATTATTATCTATGCCTTGTATATATGAGTTTAAGTCGAAAATCAGATCTTCAACATAAGTTTGAATATGTAATAACTTTTCTCTAAAATTTTGAATTTTTAAGTCAAAATCTGCTGTTCTATTTAAATTTTTTATCGATTGATTTATCAAAAACGAAACTGATGGTTGATCATGACTGAAATTATTTAAATTTTCTAAAGATGATTGAATTGAATTATTTATTTCGAGATTATTTACAAGTTTTTTTTCTATTTGCTCTAATTC contains these protein-coding regions:
- the rpsF gene encoding 30S ribosomal protein S6 gives rise to the protein MNDQHSYYETMYILRPDIAEDQVTNHIDKYNKLLEEFGGTILDSQMRGKRRLAYQIAKHREGIYVQLSHQGDGQHIFKIEKAMRLSEDVIRYMTVKQEGPLPTPRPSTKSSAQTSDQENSENKVESKEKQPVVSTDTSTSGKGDTETKQNPES
- a CDS encoding argininosuccinate synthase codes for the protein MQQVKKVVLAYSGGVDTSVCIPYLKNEYGISEVVTFVADLGQGEDLELIKQKALNSGASQSIIGNLVNSFVERYAFPAIRANALYLDKYPLSTALARPLIAENLVNIAREINADAVAHGCTGKGNDQVRFDLAINALGPDLKIITPAREWNMSREEAIVYGEKFGIPAPVSKKSPYSIDVNLLGRSIEAGILEDPMQEAPEDIFSMTSSIDNSPDSPQDIEIVFKNGFPVGINDEFLTPVEIIQKANELSGAHGFGRIDMIEDRVVGIKSREIYETPGLLLLIKAHKELESITLNPDVVEFKGIVEKKWGQLVYQGFWFGPLKESLDAFITSTQSSVNGRVKIRLHKGNAIVIGRMSENNSLYREDLATYSKEDIFNHSLAEGFIYMWGMSNKIWAELHSKTKD
- a CDS encoding DUF3134 family protein, giving the protein MESNKLKLRLDDISEVNPALTCYHRDDPAPVLPLRDEPDLLSWLENTGRLVAEKEGDSQEISTIEEEELSALMGEKEDYKTEEEPSEDDWED
- the mraY gene encoding phospho-N-acetylmuramoyl-pentapeptide-transferase, whose translation is MIGKIKKFNFKSLLILNTFTLIVTSYFFKNFFLIGVFTLFFFISLLTTRNGLVIIRKLNILQNIRTEGPTSHYKKNDTPTMGGVFMIIPFLIFLLIITINLSSLKLFLLLLTIFSFFIIGVLDDYLSIKNRENRGLKTKEKFFLQSIISIIFILLVYEKNLINPLITVSDSWGINMNFFILPISFLVLVGMSNSVNLTDGLDGLAAGCSGIIFCGLGTEILMKEQQELFIFSILCYSMSGICLGFLKYNCYPAKIFMGDTGSLSIGAILGSIALLTDSVFTLSIFSGIFIVESLSVIIQVCFFKITKRLFHNGKRIFLMAPLHHHFELKGVKEDKIVETFWKINILLVILGIVLKINL
- a CDS encoding glycosyltransferase, whose protein sequence is MRFKFLHLHLHGLIRAKNLELGRDADTGGQTQYVLELVKSLANTSDVDQVDLVTRLINDPKVDNEYSQEEEFVEPGVRILRFKFGPNKYLRKELLWPYLDHLTESLISYYKKNRKPDFIHAHYADAGYVGVKLSKSLKVPLIFTGHSLGREKKRKLLDTGLKTNQIEKLYSISKRIEAEEKVLKSADIIVTSTKQESVYQYSQYSSFSPHKAKVIPPGVDHNKFHHIHSTSETAEIDNMMKPFLKDSTKPPFLTISRAVRRKNIPSLIEAYGRSEKLKRKTNLILILGCRDSTSKLESQQKDVFHNIFETIDKYNLYGKVAYPKKHLPSQIPAIYRWAASRGGVFVNPALTEPFGLTLLEASSCGLPIISTNDGGPKEIRSKCENGLLVDVTDINKLKVVLEKGIFNIDQWKLWSRNGIEGVNRHFSWNTHVRNYLSILIEEFSRSNSYSSSDIKQSCLKGSSSLIKPH
- the uvrA gene encoding excinuclease ABC subunit UvrA, whose translation is MVNKIDNTFERDNSINIRGARQHNLKNIDLSLPRNKFIVFTGVSGSGKSSLAFDTIFAEGQRRYVESLSAYARQFLGQVDKPDVDNIEGLSPAISIDQKSTSHNPRSTVGTVTEIQDYLRLLFGRAGEPHCHHCGIPIAPQTIDEMVDNILLLPEGTRYQLLAPVVRGKKGTHTKLISGLAAEGFARVRINGEVRELADSIELDKNQIHNIEVVVDRLIAREGIQERLNDSLQTCLKRGDGLAIVEVVPKKGENLPPNLVREKLYSENYACPVHGSIVDELSPRLFSFNSPYGACPDCHGIGYLKKFTADRVIPDKTLPVYAAIAPWSEKDNTYYFSLLYSVGQAYGFELKTPWKDLSDLQKKVLLLGSDKPILIQADSRFKTSSGFERPFEGILPILERQLNESNGELVKQKLEKYLELVPCKTCSGQRLRPEALAVKLGPYNITDLTSISVSETLFHIERIMGLAKTKKENISLSEKQKQIGELVLKEIRLRLKFLINVGLDYLTLDRPAMTLSGGEAQRIRLATQIGAGLTGVLYVLDEPSIGLHQRDNDRLLETLKNLRDLGNTLVVVEHDEDTMKSADYLVDIGPGAGVYGGEIIAKGSYQDVLNSERSLTGAYLSGRKSIPTPKERRSSFKKSLILNNCSKNNLKNVSVEFPLGRLVSVTGVSGSGKSTLINELLHPALCHSLGLKVPFPQGVKELKGIKAIDKVIVIDQSPIGRTPRSNPATYTGAFDPIRQIFTATVEAKARGYQAGQFSFNVKGGRCEACKGQGVNVIEMNFLPDVYVQCEVCKGARFNRETLQVKYKGFNISDVLEMTVEQAAETFSAIPQAADRLSTLVDVGLGYVKLGQPAPTLSGGEAQRVKLATELSKRATGKTLYLIDEPTTGLSFYDVHKLMDVIQRLVDKGNSVIVIEHNLDVIRCSDWIIDLGPDGGDKGGEIIAEGTPEDVAKHPTSHTAKYLKKVLK
- a CDS encoding AAA family ATPase encodes the protein MLIQLKIENIALIEIIEINFEKGLNIITGDSGSGKSLILDSLNVLFGGTNIPLKHLIRPGKDHCSIEAKFSSTLEIKNWLISNGFECSSSVLNIRRKSYKKNNKVLSKYSLNNLSINKKLLEELGRLLIDFAGQSDTFVFDSQDKRRLIIDDLCSQESRDNVAKIKKLWLECEVLKRLMNEKIESSQKQEETNLVIKQMLKSLEEANLDSSKEIIELEQIEKKLVNNLEINNSIQSSLENLNNFSHDQPSVSFLINQSIKNLNRTADFDLKIQNFREKLLHIQTYVEDLIFDLNSYIQGIDNNEYNLSEIQKRLFFLKNLERTFSLDLPQLIEKRDKLRTYFIKNDQDNDIRDLENKIKNLQSNLNSLFSSQSTERKKIAKELQDSVISILRNLGLENANFSIQFSECKPSSDGIDNINFLFSANPDQKLAPLSDVISGGEMSRFLLAIKSSISKKPNTFFLDEIDNGLSGKSLFSLVELIKNISKDQQILCITHQPFLAARGLAHFKVIKNVINGITYTSILKLTTKKQRKNELMELIGGGSSELNDYASRLLDQTAA